TGGAGTAGTCGTCTTTGGGCGCGGGGCGgagcagcgcggcggcggcggcgggcgggaaGGGCGGGTACGAGTGCGACTTGGGCCGCGGCGGGGGGgggtgggggaggggggagggggagggggcaGCCAGGGGCGGGGGGCGCGCGGGTAGTGCGGCCCGGCGCGCCAGCTGCAAccaaaaattaatatttaaagtagtcGTTCCCTGACCATTGGTGATCCCCGGGAGAATCTGACGTGGTTTACTGATGTGTAAACCGAACGATCCGATAAGTAGTTGACGTCATCCGACGTAGGTATGTATTAAATTTGAAACGGTCGGTAACTACGAAGCTTGTCGAGTGGCCCTAGCTGAGGCTCGAaatcaatagtacattattgtcgaggctcggaagtagctacttgcaggctgaggattcgttttaaacggacgaccttgggagtccgtttaattgaatccgaagccagcaagtagccttccagccgagtcatatatagtgcttttctcaaaaatggtgcaagaaatataaatatcatagaaatattttacaaaagcaacattcttacgtatatattttcacagaacaaagcccttagcgcctttttatttatttttttaataaaaaaatagaagtgtatttttctgccgaaaatacgccaacctatttgagacagctaaatagtcgcggtactaatcatctgtttggctgtttaatgggcctgtgccttcatttgatatggccatttcaacttttaaaaagtttggaactctacaaataatggaatttgtatgcaacattgcagtcctaaaatcgagactgcaatgtttttaactttttaatttttgactgaccataaactccgcgcttcgcgacctattttttagatggcaaagtcgactttgccgtccatttttgagaaaaaagctttattatatcactattgtatacaatactttttctacgagttAACTAAAACGAAACTTCTTCCTGCTATAAaacctaaataattaaacaaaactATCTCAGTCAGTAGatacaaaaataacacaaaagacatcaacgcacTTCTTATCAATCAAATAAcagcgcgttgatgtcttttgttcTATTCTTTGACGACTTGTTCATCATTGATCGAATTTCTTACTAGTGAATAAAACGTTTCGTAAAAAATCATTATAGTTCAATCGGGAGCCCATAGTGAAAAGTATACAACTACAGTTTCGTTTACGAAGTCTTACTTTAATCATTAAAGTCAACAAGTAGAAAAATAAGCACAATATTATTTACCCCAAACATGAATGCCATATCAAATAATACAGGCACAAGTAGCTTACCGCGGCTTGGGCGCTCGCCGGGGCGGCTGGTCGCCGACGTGGCGGTAGAAGGTGCGCGGCGGCAGGcggtgccgcagccgccgcAGCGCCGCCTGCAGGGGGGCGGCGCGGAACGACCCGTGGTGGAGCGCCTGCGAGTGTAagtaatcaaaatcaaaatcgttTATTGATACAATGAATCTTATCAttaacaattattatttttaacttaattataatcattaacaaaaaaaaactagctTCACGAAGTAATAAACTGTTTACCTACTATTGCTGCTTGAAAATAAAGGCTAAATAAATGAAGGAATGAAGCATAAATAAATCCACTAGGCTCCATGAAAAATGTTACGCGAATGTAAAACTactacttaaatattaatatggcTCACggtagtttaaattcgattaaatgCCACATACCTTTTCGACAAGCCAACAATGTAACGACATGGGGTCTCGCTGTTCATCGTCATCTATGTCTCGCATCGGCACTGTGGTTTCTGGGATACATGTTGATGCTGAAACAAATAAACATACATGATAACTAAATACTTTCACGAAATACCTGTTAACAAAATTTCGATTTAACCCGGTACAACCTCAGTCTTCCATACACTGACTATCTGCTTCGGTAGAGGTGACTCCAAGGGCTCAACAACACTTATTCGAGTCATTCTAGAGCTCTTGCGGCGGCCCCGGGCGCACCACTCATCAGTTCTAAGGACCAATTTAacccggtaggccctcagtctCCAATACACTATGTATCTGCTCAGGTAGAGATGACTCTGGATGCTATCTGTCATTCTACGGCTCTTGCGGCGGCCCCGGGCACTCCACCGATCAGTACTAAAGACCATGCTACTTCAGATCCAGTGTTACACGTTATTAAACGTACCTGTCTCCAAAACACTGACTATTTGGGCCGGTAGAGGTGACTCCGGAGGCATAGGGCTCAACAACACTTGTCTGAGTCGCTCTAGGGCTCTCGCGGCGGCTTGGGGCGCTCCGCTGGTGAGCTCGGCGGCCACTCCGTCTAGTATGGCGGGTCGTTCGTGGAGTTTGTTTATGGAGAGCAAAAGCTTGTGGCGAGCGCCTTTTGTTACAcctgaaaaaaaataaaagtgtcTGAGTCACATATAAAATAGAATATGATAAACTTCTTCTTTTTTGAAGAATTTTCGAAAGTTTTGTCTTCAACTCTAAAGAAAAAAATTTATTGATTGTGTAAGATGATTTGTTTCcaggaaataaaaaataaaatttgttaaagtttgtgcggaaagagaagaatcgtggaaTGTAAGGTGGCCCATCATTTCAcggctcttctctttccacacataCTCTAGTAACCATTCAATTAATAACATTTACTAGCCACGGTTTTACTCACTTTAAAAGACTCTTTTAAGATTCTTTAGAAAAACtcaaagattttatttacagaaTATAAAATTTCCTTCTAAAGacaaagtatttttatagaCGTGTTTCAGTCAACTTTAGAATCGTCAGATAATTTTATCACAATaattaaaaaaggaaaataaggGAATTAAAATCCCATGCCATATAATTCTTGATCAATTAAATTCGCGTAGTACCTAAGATACGAGTATCAAAACAAGTATAACCGTGATCACTATTAAATAACCATGTTACGACTTTTTATTATCAAAATGACTAATGATATTATGATAAGATTCCAATTAAAAACAAAGACCAAACATTATTTTGATATTGTATAATATTCTGATAAGTGGGAATTCTGCAGTAGAAAAAACTGGACACTTTCTAGAGAATTTACCAAACAGTGACCAATTTTAATTGCTTCTAAATGTTGTTTCTATAAAGACTAAAAAGTTAGACAACTCTCtcataattatcatatttaTGTGTCTATGATTCAAATATTATATTAGAAATCACCttcattttttattaatattgctTTTAACATGGAGTTTAGGGGATTTCTCTTTCATACAACCATATTACAATTcttatttaaaaacattgatgaaaatACACAGCAAAGGCATTATTTTATGGAACGAAGCTATGGttttatatttcatatattggggcattccacgagactggcgcttacataacgcttttgccttgtatggcagctacctcaataaaatacgtgaatctcgagaatatactgccaatttgttagccaagtcatgaaatattacctgacccaatattGCTTATtcagcatttccagaagtattagaagaattgcgttatgtaagcgacagtctcgtggaatgcccctattaaaatgacagttttaTTGGCCAATTCACTGACTTATGTATCAATTTTACTACATAATTAGTTTGACAACTTGAGTCACGCAACTTATTTCAGTATCTGTGAAAgggtataaaataattaaaaatactcACCTAATTTCTCCAAATACTCTTCATCCATGGCCATCATCTGCTCATAGCTGATGTTAGTAAACAACCACACATACTTATGTAGCCTCAAGCTCTTTAACCACTGAGCCACCGTCAACATCCCCGGAAACTCTGTAAACTTATTCGACCTCAAATCATCAAGTCTTGTCTCACTCCCCGTCGTCCCATACATTATGATAGGCCTTATTCCTAAACTATGTTCACTCGATAAAGAAAAACTTCTAGGTTTCTGAACGAACGGTTCATCTGCTAAATTTTCAGCGGACGAAGACATGTGTATGAAGTTTGTTGAAGGTGGGGTTAAGCTGCTTGATCTTTGGGATTTTGGCTGCGATATGCAAGCGTCGAAGTTTAGCTTGTCTCCTTCTAAACTTATGTCTACATCTCGTCCGTTCTTTGAGAAGGATTCTTGTAGTAAATCTGTAGAGAAAGTCAATTCTATGGGGTCGGTGAGGTGTCTATAGTCGACATTTTTGCCGATGGTGCGTCGGAAGGTGGAGGCGCCCCATATGTTGTGTTCGGGGAGGCTCGGCTGTTGCCAAACTGAGTCAGGTCGGGCGCCGGACATGTGATTTTCTAGGTAGCGGAGCCATTGTGTTAGGGTTCTGAAATTAAAAGTTAATAGGATTCAGCCTGCTAAAGGGCTTAGCGTATTTGTCTTAACAAGAGTATTTTCGGCTTGACGCATTTTGATTTtagtgtaattatttttatggtACTTAGATAACCGGATAATGTATTTTCTACTTCTCGCTTTTTACGAGGGAACTAAAAGCGATTATCGCCCCGCTCTACGTGGCGTGATATTATTACTTTTGTACAGTTTGACATCTAGCTAGACTTCAATAGATAGGTACTATACCTCTGATCCATAGCTGTGAGCGCAGGATGCACcaacaaatatcttaacaactGTAAGCACAGTTCAGGAAACCGTCGCGAGTCCACACACCGCTGCACCAGCCGCGGCGCCGCCGACACGTAGAGGTCCTTGGCGGCCGCGTTGTCTGTCCGCAGGAGCGGGAGTAGCGTCAGCAGACGACGGAGACATTCGCCTGCAATGCAATTGCAATTATAATAATTGTCAGAGCGAGCGAGAATCGCGAGCGAAGCATCTTCAGTTCAGTTTGACGTTTGGGACAGAATGCTTTCATATGTCTGTGTggctgttctcctctacagatcgcatttctcaaccgatGCTAATGAAATTTTGTGAGTGAACCAGGCCGGCTTACTGTTTTCTTTACCTTCAATGTTTGTGATTTAAAACCATATGCATTTTTGCATACAACTCtcaaatcataaaaaaattagtGACCAAGAATGATGCAATATTTGCATCTAGACTTGCAAACAATTTACATCTGTAATGGTCGGTAATTAGTAGCAAGACAAGGAAACAATAATTTTGATGATGTCACCCTGAAGACATTATGAAAGAGTCCTGAGTTATCAGCATTTAATCATAATTATAGGTAATGTTTTACTTGTTGCAacttatttatttgtgaaaatAGTATGTAGTAAGTTCCCTAACATAAGTAAGTATCCACTTTTCTCTTACTACTAGGATGGCAATGTGGGTAACCACCCACAGTACAACCATAAAACTTTTACTGTACATGTTGTTCAACAACATTTTTaggtcatttttttttttttttttttttctgcatgggtttactcatggccacagactagccgaggcgtagacgtggcctacgatggagcgagctcgcccagaaggtgcctgttcactcttgatttgaaggttgccgggttataagagcacggaaatatagacgccggcaaggaattccattccttggcagtgcgcataaggaaagtagaagcaaagcgcttagtgcgaattggcggaatatctaccaagtaaggatggaaaccggccgtgcgtctaaaagtccgatggtagaatggggacggtggaatgagctcgtgtagctcttgggcacactccccgaagtgcaacctgtttTTGAAAcctttatacctacctaattacttTTTGACAAAAGTATTGTCAAATAATATATAGGTGAGGTGTGTAATCCACTATGACTATAATTTTGGTGTCAAAGTTAAATGGAATCCAATTAGATTCCTATAAAGCCAAAAGTCATGATTTATAATAACCAAAATACAAGTATTTATTCAGACAAACTTAATTTGTGCCATGATAAAGCTAATGATACACTACAGTGTAGTGTAATGACTCGACTGTCAATCTCTACTATATACTATTATAAATGCAtaagtaactctgtctgtctgtaacctcttcacgcttaaatcaCTGAACTGATtctgatgaaatttggtatgtagatagctTGAGGCCCAGGGAAGGACATACGGTAGATTTTTATCAATCTTCATCATAATTATTCCAAACAGACAGAAACGAGTCTTCCGAGCAAGCCTTATACTTTACTAAACAAAAACAAGTTATCTTTTGCTTGGTAACAACACATTGGAATTAAGAAAGAATGGCCAATTGCAGTGTGTGAGTCATACaggaaatgaataataatatgtatacatgaaagtacaaaaataaacttaaaattgcaTTTAGAGGATTGACTTTGATCAAAGTAAAGCTCAGAATATCTTAAATTTCATACTTTACATGCTTATAGTATCCATCCATCTGTTTTGGCAGAGCGACCCCACAAATATAAGATAAGAAGCTTTTTTAAAGATGAGTAATACAATCAAAAATATTACTAATCGACACCCTGTATGTTTTAAGATACATAAGGAATCAAAATACATACCAGAATTATTGTTTAATTTCCACGAAACATTATCAGTGAGGGTAGCTCAACATGGTAATATCAAATCCATCTAAAGAAGAGGAACTAGGTAACAGGTGAGAGCATTAACTATACTAATCTCACTAATATATAAAAGATTATAAAAGGGCAGAGACATCGCATTTGATTCAGTAACAACACCCACTGAAAATGAGTGGGCTGATATTCAAATTTCGCCGTTGCGTTTCTCGACTTACCCTCATCTTCGTCATCATCAAGTAGCCCGGCGAGGACCGTCTCGTCATTAGCGTCCCTCTCGAGTCTCTCGTCAGGCCCGTGGTCTCTTAGAGCTGCGTCCACAGCCCTCTGGAGGAGCCTCAGCCCCGGCACGGGCACTCGCCGCGCCAAAGCGCAGGCGACCACCGTCCGCTCGCAGGCGCCCCACTGCTCAAAAACCCCCGCAACGCCGCCCAGTTGCTCGTAAAAAGTGGCGTTCATGTTAACAGCATAGCACGTTAACAAATTTGTTTGTGTTCTACACGTCAAAGGTTCCTGACAGCTGATCGGGCCCGCCGCAACGAGCAGTGGTCAAGACTCGGTCCGGACGCTGAAGTAGCGAGAATGTCGGTCGGTTTGATACGTTGCACTCGCGTTATATTTGTGTATAAATAACAGGTAGATTGAAAACAATTGTTTTTTTGAGACGGACGGTCGTCTAACTACTAAAATCCAAAATGGCTGACTAGTTGTTGCCATTACAGAAAATTTGTACCGCCAGTCGGGTAAAATATTTAAGGCAATTCGCAAATATTTAGTAATCTCGGTGCTTAAAACAAAGTTTAAAACCAATATTTTAcaagtatttaaaatattgtatttttttaatgatttgtTACTAGTATTGTTTTAGCTTTATGAAAGTACTGTCTTCTGTTTACTATTTGACGATAGATGGCACTAAAATCAAAGGTGACATAATAATAGTACTGCTATCTGACACAAGATGGCGTAGCATGCGTTGTCTAATATTAAACAATATTTACAAGTCTTTAATTTAATCTAAATGCTTCcagttatttataattaaagtgAGTTTATCAACAATgtacaataaataaacaatacctagcgtttttttttaactatgacAGTATACAACGCCTGTACCTAGGTACGTAACCAAACAGTTGAAAGTTACAATATCAAGTAAAGTAGGAACATAATCCTAAAAGCTTCTTTGTATTGGGGATGGGGAAGTCCTAAGTAAATCAACCTTCCAAAAGCAACATAACTGTTTGTTGCTTTTCAAGTGTATTCATTCAAACAATCACTGTCTCGACACTTTTGCAAAAAGGAATTGCGTCTTTACCTTTATTCTTTTTgctattttgtatgaaaatctttaAGATCATGCAAATAAGGTTCTGTTTAGCATGTTAAGAACATCAAAGAGGTCTCGAAAGCGGGATAATCCGCAAATTGTACAATATCTTTGTACAATCCGAGACCACCGTGTCGCGTCGCCTATGACAGACAGAAAAAATCTTTCGGAAAGCGGTAGGTAGCTAATCTATACAGGCTCTTACGTATGCATAGATGAACATACTGAAAAGAGCTGAAAAGGCATGAATTCCCGGCgacatattttttaaagaacgattaaaatacgccaacctgGAACCAGCGTACGATTTTGTTCCGGTCGCGGTGGAAACTGCGGGGCCGTGGTGTTCGGAGGCCAAGAGGTTGATTAGAGACTTGGGGCGGCGTCTACGTGACAGAGGAGGCGATCCCCGTTCAGGCTCCTATCTAGTCCAACAGATATCGCTTGCCATCCAGCGCGGTAATGCCGCTAGCATCTTTGGCACTTTTGGGCTGGGTGGGGGTCGGAATGGGGCTGATAGTGTAAGTAGGATAGTATATTAGTAAtatgtttagattttaagttaggaaattgcatgtaaattatttaagtagattttaagattgactttgATTTGTATTTGATGAATTAATAAACTGaattttttaaagtatttttgtTGTGCTGTATTAAGTATAAatactgccaaaaatatttttttggtatgCTTAAAAAACTTTCAATTTGCAAACCCTGCAGACTGTAATCAATCATCATCGTCATTTTTAGCTTAAAAATAATCTAACTGCTGATTATATACACCCACcggacatagcccaccggattagcaagctgaagtggcaatgggcaggccacattgcgcgcagagaatgGCCGATGgtgtcgaaaagtgctcgagtggagaccacggactagcaagcgcagcgtaggacgtccacccacaagatggacagacgaccttgttaaggcagCCGGAAGACCTAGATGCGTGTCGcatccaaccggtacgaatggaggtccaagggggaggcctatgtccagcagcggacgtcttatggctgagatgatgatgatgatgatgatgattatataCCAATTAGCTCAGTACCACCAattagtacagtcagctgcagagaggTGGTCCTGCAAACAAATTTTTATGCAATAGTAGACacattttataatatatcgacgcgatttcatttttagttgtaccactgttcatgataagcaactgCAAAAACTGGGTTAGAAGGTTCCAAAAATGACTTGTTGTCTTTCGAATGTCGTTGACTTATCGAAAACGTTGCTTAATCATAACTCAGGTGAAATGTCCCGCAAATTACACAAacttgtacctacataatagactaataagtaggtacgtacagTCAAGCCGTCCAATTTACCTAATTCTGGAGAGTATTAGGTAAATgggccttctggcattaagtccgccatttgtactcttcatttattgtgcaataaagtttaaataaataaataaataaaaataaatgcggCCGCCCTTGATGGGCGTCATCATTCATCAATAATAGCCGCAAGTACCTAATTAAGTACCCTAATGCTCATGCAGAGCCATGAATTAattactacaccttataaaacaaagtcctcctaGCTAGCTAGCTGTCTATATGGCACCCCTCTACAGTGTCAGTAGTTTTAAATTAGTttttaacattgtattatgCAATTTGTATATGGGTACTGCCTaaaataaaagcttttatttattatttatttatttataatattgctTAGGTACTTATAGAAGTCTCCTTTCTATCCTCTATGCATGCCTGTCTATGATTTATCAACGGGCAAATTCCTCCAGCGCAAAAATAAACTGTTTCGCGGTaagtacaaaatatcattttcaATCATTCAGATAGATATTTTGTATTATGTACCGACGGAGCTGATCAGCTGACAAAATGCTTTATGCCCCAAGTTTATGGATCCACAATGCCTAAAAGATTAGTTTAAGACAACAGATGTCGCGATCTAAGTTCAAAGGCACCCGGCCCTCATCATTTGCCTAATTCTTTATAATCTGCCATAAACagataaaatactttttaaatccCACGAAGTAACAGTATTTGTAATCCGAAGATAGTGGCGTAGTAACCAGAGACAATAGATTGGCATAGACAATATCAGGGCAGATTAGGGGGATTAAAAATCGGCAATGAATGATTGTTTTTCGCGCGATTTATTTTTACCTGCTCAATGGAAATCGTCGAAGGCCGATGGATAAGTGACATAAACGTAAGTTTATTTCAAGTAaataatcaaaatcaaaaaatatttattgtatgtataaTGTAGATACTAACATAATAAGTTGCTTCAACGAAAACGAATTCCTGCTTCGCCCACATACAGTTGTCAATTGCCATAATACAAACCTAATAGTACTTTAATAGTCTGTTCGGagaaaagagtcgtggaatgtattgggccccatatattccacgactcttctctatCCGCAGAGACTCTACTATGTACTTTTATGTTTATCCCTTAATTTACGGCGATTGAGAACTCTTAAAAGgtgaattatattttatttggtaGGTACCTTAGTAAACTACGCacattatttacctacttacaatTACATAAACATAACCATACCTAAACTCATTTTTAATAAACTTAAATTCATCTGAATTCGTTCAGAGATTTCTGCTTAAAAGCAAAACAAACTTTAActtatatagtagtggaccctataatggacgtggaaccagtaatgggacaaaaaaacataattcctctaaaataagtatctaaaagtagtttataaacactggctgtatattatcataaataagagtcctagagctgtttcagtttgaagtttcattaaatttggttgttttttaagaaattggcgtcaacccaaaagtagtcgtgtcactgaaaaaaaataccactacgaattcttaacaactgcgctaagagaggtgagttaatttattaaattttaattaattaaaacttgatgaaaactagaatgtgttttgttaattgcatttaccatgagataaggtatacaacacactatgttgtgactccacagatgtaaaaaaatagtggtatttggcccaatcccattataggagctgtaaaactgcgtacctcctatgatgggacaaatgacagaatgatgcttaaacaatacagaaataaaatgtagttaagaaatatgtcaatcaggaggtattctcggacttcggataaattaatatcgtttttccaaacttttatttaacttgccctgttagttagtgtgggtccaatcttggtagctgaatttgagccacttttcgatttccgattcagttgaaattttgtgtaagtacgtaattaagtatgcaaatcggatgataatgcaatattatgataacatggacctgatctgatgatggagacaggaggtggccatgggaactttatcgcaataaaccctaactaattgtgttagggtatattagaattgtctcgatggatctaatacaataataattggctgtggaaagaaaaatacattcagcgataaaagcttataccaaaaattgatttattttgccgtaatttattccccatttcaatattttatactgatagagcaatgtccattatagggggcctattactggatccacgtccattaccgggggcccattactggaactttggtgtccatgactggagaaaaaaagcatagttttaatttgttaaatatgtggaaactaattgcagtatctttgatacaacacgcctaaaacatgaaagacggataggactttcatcttttaacacgctaagcggtagaccatttacatgtataagggaaatatcataaatactccaaatttcctcttaaatgtcccatgactggtgctgttactatacatGTTTTTACTtgtatatttcttttttaattcaaaaagcATATTCTCAAAATCCCTGCGACGCAACATCCTGGTTGCCAATGCTTTTCCCGTGTTTTCCCCCGGGCCGTGTCGAGCACGTAGCTCGCAGCCACGTGCCCACGTGTGCCCACGTGCCCTGGAAATGCAACCTATATCGAGTTTAAACCGGATATTACTTTTGAGAAAGCTGCCAAATATTCCCTAAAGAGTTAGCTATGAAGCTTGACTTCATATGAAAAGGTAGTAGGTAGTAGTTAGTAGTAAAacattttattgtacaaaaaaacaaaacaaaacaggaaaaataacatcttacatattttctttacaactctgctcaaacgtccaaaaacaggcaagtcGGTGGGAATcgacttttatggacgcgccgccactggtaggtatatacataatacatattatagcCTAAGAGTTAACAACGTATAGGTATTTTAAGTCTCACGCGCCTTGCAAATACATTTAAGACCTAATTAGAGTAATTGTTGGTTTTTGTAATGTAAATTCTATACATTGttatgttttttagggttccgtacccaaagggtaaaacgggaccctattactaagacttcgctatccgtccgtccgtccgtccgtccgtctgtcaccaggctgtatctcacgaaccgtgatagctagacagttgaaattttcacagatgatgtatttctgttgccgctataacaacaaatac
This window of the Cydia fagiglandana chromosome 15, ilCydFagi1.1, whole genome shotgun sequence genome carries:
- the LOC134671477 gene encoding LOW QUALITY PROTEIN: protein Smaug (The sequence of the model RefSeq protein was modified relative to this genomic sequence to represent the inferred CDS: deleted 2 bases in 1 codon) produces the protein MNATFYEQLGGVAGVFEQWGACERTVVACALARRVPVPGLRLLQRAVDAALRDHGPDERLERDANDETVLAGLLDDDEDEGECLRRLLTLLPLLRTDNAAAKDLYVSAAPRLVQRCVDSRRFPELCLQLLRYLLVHPALTAMDQRTLTQWLRYLENHMSGARPDSVWQQPSLPEHNIWGASTFRRTIGKNVDYRHLTDPIELTFSTDLLQESFSKNGRDVDISLEGDKLNFDACISQPKSQRSSSLTPPSTNFIHMSSSAENLADEPFVQKPRSFSLSSEHSLGIRPIIMYGTTGSETRLDDLRSNKFTEFPGMLTVAQWLKSLRLHKYVWLFTNISYEQMMAMDEEYLEKLGVTKGARHKLLLSINKLHERPAILDGVAAELTSGAPQAAARALERLRQVLLSPMPPESPLPAQIVSVLETASTCIPETTVPMRDIDDDEQRDPMSLHCWLVEKALHHGSFRAAPLQAALRRLRHRLPPRTFYRHVGDQPPRRAPKPRWRAGPHYPRAPRPWAPSPSPLPHPPPPRPKSHSYPPFPPAAAAALLRPAPKDDYSSLDALCLQMTEQAIN